The segment GAAACACCCCAGCGAACAACACCGGCTGGCCCCACAGCACCAGCAGTTGCCGCACCGGGCTCCGCGACATCACCCAATCCACGCCATGCGCGAAACTCTCGAAATTCAGAATGAACGGCGAAGCCGCCGCCAGGCAGATCGCCACCACGCCCAGCGTGTGCACGATCGTCTCCGTCAGCCAGCCGTGCACCGTCCGCGCGGTCAGCATCGCCCCAGCCGCGAACACCGCCGCCGTCACCGTCAGGTACACCGCCACGTCCCACAGGTTCGTCATGTACATGACCGCCGACAGAAACCCGATCGCCGCGATCAGCGGCGCCGCCGTCGGCCGCGGACTCGCCATGTCCGGCGCGTCCCGCTCCTCCCGCTTGTGGCCCAGGTACGCCAGCAGACACGCCAGCAGCGCCAATACAAACGGAATGTCCAGCACGTGCCCGTGCAGGTCCGAGACCACAAACGAATACGACGGAAACTCGTGGATCGTCCGATCCTCGCTCCCCTCGAAGTGGCCGATGTATCGCGTCGCGTTCGGATACCAGTAGGGCGTCACGGACCCCTCATGAATCCCGTGCCGCTGGGCGAACGGCAGCGCGTACGCGAACACGAACGCGTGCAGATTGCCGCCGAACGTCAGCAGCGCCGCCGCCAGCAATCCGCCCGCCACCGCCGCACTCCGCCGCGACCGCGACAGGTGCAGCAGCGTTGAGCCGAGCGAGAACGCGCCAACCGCGCTCAGCGCCGCCAGCGTCGCGATCATCAGGTTATACCCCACCGCCGCCGGCACCCCCGAAAGCCGGATCAGCAGCGCAGTCAGAAAATGCCCGAAGTAGTAATAGTTGATCGCCTTGCCCGCAAACCACATGTCCGCCGGCGGCATCCACTCGGCCCGCAGCGCCGAATTGACGAACCCAAAATCCATGAACTTCTCCAGCCCATGAATATCCGGCTGCAGACTCCGCACAAACGACCAGCCGACCAACACGGCGAGGAACAGCAACTCCTCGCCCATCCACAGCCGCCAGCATTCCCCGACCGCCCGCCGCAGCTCGCCATAGTCGGTCAAAAACACTCCCACCGCCAACGCCATCGCCGCGGTCACGATCACGCCCGCCGTCCCGCCGAACGCCAAAACCCGCAGCGACGAACCAAGCCACACCAGATATCCCACCGCCGCCAATCCGAGCACCTTCGAAAAAACGTACCCGCGATCGAAAAACACTCCGAACAGCCGATTCCCCACCGGCAGCAGCACCAACCCCATCACCATCAGCACCGCCCACCACGCCGCCAGATGACCAGCGTGCTGCGCCGCAAACGGCCTGACCAACTCCGACAATCCCGTCATCCCGCCGCCTCACCAAATGACGCAAGCATCCGCGCCGCCTCACGGCCCAACCGCACCGCGTGATTCTGCCCCCGATCCTCCGGATACACCTGCGCCATGCTCGCCGCCACCACGTTCGGAAGGGCCGTCCGCATCGACGGAACCGCCTTCGCGTATCCCGCCAGCGCCACCGGCTGGGCGTACGCCGCGCGATACACCCGAAACTCCCTGACGCTCTCCCGCCGAAAACCCTCAAACACGCCGCCGAGACGCCCGAGGAAAAGCTCCGCCACCTGCCCGTCCTCCATCCGCCACGTCGCATCCTGCCGATCCACGTACGCCGAAACGTACACCACGTGCCCGTCGTACCGCTCCGCCGAAACCAGCTTGGTCTGCTCGATCACCGCGACGAACGGAAAATCCCGCTCCGCGATCGACGTCCAGTAGTACGGCGAAAGCGGCCGATCCAGCACCAGCATCAGACACACGTTCGCCTTGTACCGAACACCCCGCAGCGCCTCCGCGTACGCCGGCGCCGACGCGCCGACCATCTGGGCCAGCACCGGCGGCGCCACCGTCGCCACCGCGCCGTCAAACGTCTCCACGCCGCTGCGGGTTTCCACCTCAACGCCGCCGACCGCCGCCGCGATCCGATCCACCCGGTGCCCGCAGCGGATCTCGCCGCCGCCCGCAACGATCCGGTCCGCCAGCGCGTCGTACAGCGTCGCGAAACTCCCTTCCATATAACCCAACCGCTCCGCGCCCAGATGCCAACTCCGGCTCGACGATCGCTGACGGATCCGACTCCACAGCCACGCCGCGCTGATCCCGTCCGCGTCGTCGCCGAACTTCGCCCGCAACAGCGGCGACCAGATCCGCTCATACACCGCCGATCCCGCCGACCGCTCCACCCACCCCCGCGCCGTCACCGCATCGAGCCGCCGCCAATCGCCGACCAGCCGCACGCGAAACAAAAATGCCGCCAGCGCCATCCGCTCGCCCAGCCTCAACCCTTCCAATCCCAGCAGATCGATCGGCGAACTAAGCCGCTGCAGCCGGCCGCCCACAAAAATCGCGTTCCGCGGCGAACTCCACCGCAGCTTCGACGACAGACCCAACTCATCAATCAGACCGATCGCCTCCGCGTCGCCGGTAAAAAGATGATGGTAAAACTTCTCCACCCGCCCCGCTCCCACCGCCGCTGTGCCCAACAGCCCGCCGTAATTCTCCTCGACCTCAAACACAACCGGCGCAGCCCCGCACCGGACCAGCTCGTACGCCGCCGCCAGCCCGGCCGGTCCCGCTCCGATCACCGCTATCCGTCTCGTCTCAGCCACCGCGGTCCTTTCTCGCTTCGTCGGTTTATTCTATAAACCACAACCACCGCCGACCAACTTTTCCCGACCCGCACCCGGCTCCGAATCCACCCGTGCATTCCATCCCGACGCCCGCTAAACTTCCGCTGTGGGGTTCACGAAATCTCGATCGGGAGGACCAACCGATGCGCCTTTATCTCGTCCAACACGGAAAGGCCGAAACCAAACAAAACGACCCGCAACGCCGCCTCACCGCCGACGGCCGCGCCGAAACCGACAAAATCGCCGGATTCCTCAAACCCGTCCAACTCGGCGTCGCCCAAATCTGGCACAGCGGAAAATCGCGGGCCCGCGAAACCGCCGAAATCCTCAACCGCGCCGTCCCCGCCGACGACGGACTCATCGAACGCGAAGGCC is part of the Phycisphaerae bacterium genome and harbors:
- a CDS encoding FAD-dependent oxidoreductase; the protein is MAETRRIAVIGAGPAGLAAAYELVRCGAAPVVFEVEENYGGLLGTAAVGAGRVEKFYHHLFTGDAEAIGLIDELGLSSKLRWSSPRNAIFVGGRLQRLSSPIDLLGLEGLRLGERMALAAFLFRVRLVGDWRRLDAVTARGWVERSAGSAVYERIWSPLLRAKFGDDADGISAAWLWSRIRQRSSSRSWHLGAERLGYMEGSFATLYDALADRIVAGGGEIRCGHRVDRIAAAVGGVEVETRSGVETFDGAVATVAPPVLAQMVGASAPAYAEALRGVRYKANVCLMLVLDRPLSPYYWTSIAERDFPFVAVIEQTKLVSAERYDGHVVYVSAYVDRQDATWRMEDGQVAELFLGRLGGVFEGFRRESVREFRVYRAAYAQPVALAGYAKAVPSMRTALPNVVAASMAQVYPEDRGQNHAVRLGREAARMLASFGEAAG
- the sixA gene encoding phosphohistidine phosphatase SixA, which encodes MRLYLVQHGKAETKQNDPQRRLTADGRAETDKIAGFLKPVQLGVAQIWHSGKSRARETAEILNRAVPADDGLIEREGLSPDSPAEPIRETIATLQGDLMIVAHLPFLSKLCSVLLLGQKDADPVDFRNAGIVCLERDACNMWRLRWIVTPELLP